The Deltaproteobacteria bacterium genome contains a region encoding:
- a CDS encoding energy transducer TonB: MPLPQQPARRGRRLTIAVVVSITGHFLLMLGVARDAIFHAPKHVVPQIVSLVTSDRSQLQGIRPGGPQTTAAAPQQQIPRLPVAPVPPPEKEEKLERGQVVSLGPTNEQAPDKATKYLSEKDSRVEKETRARETSAFYKNALSKLQKEGRTDKAEAGAPATSAHPGDNGTAGGGARQKRQREVAQLPGRERMDPLRLEEAPDGTVRNREGTDAFKGTGNRIARADPGSDGKASSIGPGSPGAEPGMPGDLRPLKLTLNEPVGATGPIAGGPMPDDLRGIEEGEGTFLNARSFKFAGFLNRVKETVGRVWTQKVIDASGKRDPTGQLYSYKDRRTVIEFTLDRQGEITDVHVAASSGVQYLDEVAVDAFRIVQRFPNPPPGLIREDGTVKLPFAFTLLAATGGMRLQVGPAYVPGSPASRGF, encoded by the coding sequence ATGCCTTTGCCTCAGCAGCCGGCCCGGCGGGGCCGCCGCCTGACCATTGCGGTCGTCGTATCGATCACGGGGCACTTCCTGCTGATGCTCGGCGTGGCGCGGGACGCGATCTTCCACGCCCCCAAGCACGTCGTCCCCCAGATCGTTTCCCTGGTCACCTCGGACCGGTCGCAGCTGCAGGGCATTCGCCCCGGCGGCCCGCAAACGACGGCTGCTGCGCCACAGCAGCAGATTCCGAGGTTGCCCGTCGCACCGGTTCCTCCGCCCGAGAAAGAGGAGAAGCTCGAGAGGGGCCAGGTGGTTTCGCTCGGGCCCACCAACGAGCAGGCGCCTGACAAGGCGACGAAGTATCTCTCCGAGAAGGACAGCCGCGTCGAGAAGGAGACGCGCGCCCGCGAAACGAGCGCCTTCTACAAGAACGCGCTTTCGAAGCTGCAGAAGGAAGGGCGTACCGACAAGGCCGAAGCGGGCGCTCCGGCGACGAGCGCGCACCCGGGCGACAACGGCACGGCGGGCGGCGGCGCCAGGCAGAAGCGCCAGCGCGAAGTGGCGCAGCTTCCCGGCAGGGAGCGAATGGATCCCCTTCGGCTGGAGGAGGCGCCGGACGGCACCGTGCGCAACCGCGAAGGCACCGATGCGTTCAAGGGCACCGGCAATCGCATCGCCAGGGCCGATCCTGGCAGCGACGGAAAGGCGTCCAGCATCGGTCCCGGGTCGCCGGGCGCGGAGCCGGGCATGCCAGGCGATCTGCGCCCGCTCAAGCTGACGTTGAACGAGCCTGTCGGCGCCACAGGCCCCATCGCCGGCGGGCCCATGCCGGACGACCTCCGCGGCATCGAAGAGGGCGAGGGCACCTTCCTCAACGCGCGCAGCTTCAAGTTCGCCGGGTTCCTCAACCGCGTGAAGGAGACCGTCGGGCGCGTCTGGACGCAGAAGGTGATCGACGCTTCCGGCAAGAGGGATCCCACCGGTCAGCTCTACTCGTACAAGGACCGGCGCACGGTGATCGAGTTCACTCTCGATCGCCAAGGCGAGATCACCGACGTGCACGTCGCCGCGTCGTCGGGCGTGCAGTACCTCGACGAAGTCGCCGTCGACGCGTTCCGCATCGTGCAGCGGTTCCCGAATCCTCCGCCGGGCCTGATCCGCGAGGACGGCACCGTGAAGTTGCCTTTCGCGTTCACGCTCCTCGCCGCGACCGGCGGCATGCGCCTGCAGGTCGGTCCCGCCTACGTTCCCGGATCGCCGGCCTCGCGCGGTTTCTGA
- a CDS encoding TIGR02266 family protein: MDRASIVFPIRFAAGDTAVQTTTRELSESGVLVCCLEPPAAGTTVSMKLYLPGARDALHVDAVVREHANAGEEPGFWADFVGAGEAHRTQIGQLIARRTRAADAVPIGAVALHPHEDRRRAFPRYNANFAVRFATVQDFVLEYAANISAGGVFVHTENPPPLKTIVQVEMELPGSSTAVPARGIVVHRVTKEDARKRGTLPGVGVQFMDADDEFRRRIDAAIAHILETERKS, translated from the coding sequence ATGGATCGCGCGTCTATCGTCTTTCCCATCCGCTTCGCAGCCGGCGATACCGCGGTCCAGACCACCACGCGCGAGCTGAGCGAGAGTGGCGTCCTCGTGTGCTGCCTCGAGCCGCCCGCCGCGGGAACCACGGTCTCGATGAAGCTGTATCTGCCCGGCGCGCGCGACGCCCTGCACGTCGACGCAGTCGTGCGCGAGCACGCGAACGCCGGCGAGGAGCCAGGGTTCTGGGCGGATTTCGTCGGAGCCGGCGAGGCGCATCGGACGCAGATCGGCCAGCTCATCGCGCGGAGGACGCGGGCCGCGGACGCGGTCCCCATCGGCGCGGTGGCGCTGCATCCGCACGAAGACCGGCGCCGCGCGTTCCCCCGCTACAACGCGAACTTCGCGGTGCGCTTCGCGACGGTGCAGGACTTCGTCCTGGAGTACGCCGCGAACATCAGCGCGGGCGGCGTATTCGTGCACACCGAGAATCCGCCGCCTCTGAAGACCATCGTCCAGGTCGAGATGGAGCTCCCGGGCAGCAGCACCGCGGTTCCGGCACGCGGGATCGTGGTGCATCGGGTGACGAAGGAAGACGCCAGGAAGCGCGGAACCCTCCCCGGTGTCGGCGTCCAGTTCATGGACGCGGACGACGAATTCCGCCGCCGCATCGACGCCGCCATCGCGCACATCCTCGAGACCGAACGGAAGTCCTGA
- a CDS encoding MFS transporter: MRSPLLPIFLIVVVDVLGLTIMLPLLPFYAEHFGATPAVVGLLVSTYALCQLVAGPVLGQMSDHLGRKPVLTASQIGTFVGFLVLAFAPNLFIVFLARVIDGLTAGNLSIAQAYIADVTRPKERARAFAVIGIAFGIGFLIGPGASGYLTTHFGFQVPILCAAGLSLLSILGTTFLLPAIPPHPEGAHPATAAQELAGPVAPGGKRLRIFDWGTYLQYFRRAPLGGLLLEFFLFTFAFATFTSGFALFAERRFIWHGVPFGPKEVGYVFMYSGLLGIVVQGSMRQGALVRRIGEARLVTLGFFSGAVGYALLGVSFAIPPLLLAATLASFGTGVLRPALTSLITQQVSRSEQGVVLGLNQSLLSIALIVGPAIAGVLIEHGHLTLWGLWAAVILAAGLLLNLRAREARLAAAQKPREAGDPGT, encoded by the coding sequence ATGAGGTCTCCGCTCCTCCCCATCTTCCTCATCGTGGTGGTGGACGTCCTCGGGCTCACCATCATGCTCCCGCTGCTCCCGTTCTACGCGGAGCACTTCGGCGCCACCCCCGCGGTGGTCGGCCTGCTGGTCAGCACCTACGCGCTCTGCCAGCTCGTCGCCGGGCCCGTCCTGGGGCAGATGTCGGACCACCTCGGCCGCAAGCCCGTCCTGACCGCCAGCCAGATCGGCACGTTCGTGGGCTTTCTGGTGCTCGCGTTCGCGCCCAATCTCTTCATCGTCTTCCTCGCGCGGGTCATCGACGGGCTGACCGCCGGGAACCTCTCCATCGCGCAGGCGTACATCGCCGACGTGACCAGACCAAAAGAAAGGGCGCGAGCGTTCGCGGTGATCGGGATCGCGTTCGGGATCGGCTTTCTCATCGGCCCCGGAGCGTCCGGCTACCTCACGACCCACTTCGGGTTCCAGGTTCCGATCCTCTGCGCGGCGGGACTCTCCTTGCTCAGCATCCTCGGGACCACGTTTCTCTTGCCCGCGATCCCTCCACACCCCGAAGGAGCGCACCCGGCAACGGCGGCGCAGGAGCTTGCCGGGCCAGTCGCGCCCGGCGGCAAGCGCCTGCGCATCTTCGACTGGGGAACCTATCTGCAATATTTCCGGCGCGCGCCTCTCGGCGGGCTGCTTCTGGAATTCTTCCTCTTCACCTTCGCCTTCGCCACCTTCACCAGCGGCTTTGCGCTGTTCGCGGAGAGGCGGTTCATCTGGCACGGCGTTCCGTTCGGGCCGAAGGAAGTGGGTTACGTCTTCATGTACTCGGGCCTGCTCGGCATCGTCGTGCAGGGATCGATGCGCCAGGGCGCGCTCGTCCGGCGCATCGGGGAGGCGCGGCTGGTGACGCTCGGATTCTTCAGCGGCGCGGTGGGATACGCGCTGCTCGGCGTCAGCTTCGCGATCCCGCCGCTCTTGCTGGCGGCAACTCTCGCCTCCTTCGGCACCGGCGTGCTGCGGCCAGCGCTCACCAGCCTGATCACGCAGCAGGTTTCCCGCAGCGAGCAGGGCGTCGTGCTCGGGCTGAACCAATCGCTGCTCTCGATCGCGCTGATCGTCGGACCGGCCATCGCCGGCGTACTGATCGAGCACGGACACCTGACGCTCTGGGGACTCTGGGCAGCGGTGATCCTCGCCGCGGGCCTGCTCTTGAACTTGCGGGCCCGCGAGGCGCGGCTCGCCGCGGCTCAGAAACCGCGCGAGGCCGGCGATCCGGGAACGTAG
- the gcvH gene encoding glycine cleavage system protein GcvH, whose protein sequence is MANYPETLRYTKEHEWARIAGKTATIGITEFAKDQLGDVVYLELPEVGAAVTRGQPFGVVESTKAVSELFAPVSGKVTKINQALVDAPEGINDDPHEKGWMIEIEMSAPNETGELLSAKQYEELLANEH, encoded by the coding sequence ATGGCGAATTATCCTGAGACGCTCCGGTACACCAAAGAGCACGAGTGGGCGCGCATCGCGGGCAAGACGGCGACGATCGGCATCACCGAGTTCGCCAAGGACCAGCTCGGCGACGTGGTCTACCTCGAGCTTCCGGAGGTGGGCGCGGCGGTGACGAGGGGCCAACCCTTCGGTGTGGTCGAAAGCACCAAGGCGGTCAGCGAGCTGTTTGCGCCGGTGAGCGGGAAGGTGACGAAGATCAACCAGGCGCTGGTGGACGCTCCCGAAGGAATCAACGACGATCCGCACGAGAAGGGATGGATGATCGAGATCGAGATGAGCGCCCCGAACGAGACGGGCGAGCTGCTCTCCGCGAAGCAGTACGAGGAGCTGCTGGCGAACGAGCATTGA
- the gcvT gene encoding glycine cleavage system aminomethyltransferase GcvT: MPLRTPLYDAHLAASARIVEFAGFEMPVQYQGLLEEHAAVRENVGMFDVSHMGEITLEGPRALETAQKLVTNDLSKCTDGQAQYSALCNEKGGVIDDVIVYRFSPERLFICVNASGREKDFDWMRAHAGDGVAVGQRSDDWAQIAVQGPNAPKLVDALCEPRVLDLAYYHFREATVAGVRGCIIARTGYTGEDGFEVFVPPQGARKLWDALLSKGVVPCGLGARDSLRLEVAYRLYGNDMDEDHTPLEAGLGWIVKLDKPGGFIGSDALIRQKQEGLKRRLAGFKLTGKGIARHGYPVVREGERIGEVTSGTMSPVLKEPIGLAYVPTALAKDGSTFEIEIRSKPVAARVVKTPFVEKIKS; this comes from the coding sequence GTGCCTTTGCGGACTCCGCTCTACGACGCCCACCTCGCTGCCTCGGCCCGCATCGTCGAGTTCGCGGGTTTCGAGATGCCCGTGCAGTACCAGGGCCTGCTCGAGGAACATGCGGCGGTGCGCGAGAACGTCGGGATGTTCGACGTCTCGCACATGGGAGAGATCACCCTCGAGGGCCCGCGCGCCCTGGAGACCGCGCAGAAGCTGGTCACGAACGACCTTTCGAAGTGCACGGATGGCCAGGCGCAGTACAGCGCGCTCTGCAACGAAAAGGGCGGCGTGATCGACGACGTCATCGTCTACCGGTTCTCGCCGGAGCGGCTCTTCATCTGCGTCAACGCCAGCGGGCGGGAGAAGGACTTCGACTGGATGCGCGCGCACGCCGGCGACGGGGTCGCGGTAGGCCAGCGCTCGGACGACTGGGCGCAGATCGCGGTGCAGGGACCGAACGCGCCGAAACTGGTCGATGCGCTCTGCGAGCCGCGCGTCCTCGACCTCGCCTACTACCACTTCCGCGAAGCCACGGTGGCCGGCGTCCGCGGATGCATCATCGCGCGCACCGGATACACGGGCGAGGACGGCTTCGAAGTCTTCGTCCCGCCCCAGGGAGCGCGAAAGCTCTGGGACGCGCTGCTCTCGAAGGGCGTGGTCCCCTGCGGGCTGGGCGCGCGCGACTCGCTGCGCCTGGAAGTCGCTTACCGTCTGTATGGAAACGACATGGACGAGGACCACACGCCGCTGGAGGCGGGGCTCGGCTGGATCGTCAAGCTCGACAAGCCGGGCGGGTTCATCGGCTCCGACGCGCTCATCCGCCAGAAGCAGGAAGGGCTCAAGCGCAGGCTCGCGGGATTCAAGCTCACGGGAAAGGGAATCGCCCGTCACGGCTATCCCGTCGTGCGGGAGGGAGAGCGCATCGGAGAGGTGACGAGCGGGACGATGAGCCCGGTGCTGAAGGAGCCCATCGGGCTCGCGTACGTTCCGACGGCGCTGGCGAAGGACGGATCCACGTTCGAGATCGAGATCCGGAGCAAACCCGTCGCGGCGAGGGTGGTGAAGACTCCCTTCGTGGAGAAGATCAAGTCGTGA
- a CDS encoding sulfurtransferase TusA family protein: MDDRDRDERPERDGRAALREAVRGAAGERALMETLDLRGLLCPLTWARTKYALSLLRRGGELLVIVDHRPAVPDLKRNAEETGNEVVSSRESSDGVWEMVLRKG; the protein is encoded by the coding sequence ATGGATGATCGAGATCGAGATGAGCGCCCCGAACGAGACGGGCGAGCTGCTCTCCGCGAAGCAGTACGAGGAGCTGCTGGCGAACGAGCATTGATGGAGACGCTCGACCTGCGCGGCCTGCTCTGCCCTCTCACCTGGGCGCGAACCAAGTACGCGCTGTCACTCCTGCGCCGGGGCGGCGAGCTCCTCGTCATCGTCGATCACCGGCCCGCCGTTCCCGACCTCAAGCGCAACGCAGAGGAGACGGGCAACGAGGTGGTCTCCTCGCGCGAGAGCAGCGACGGAGTCTGGGAGATGGTGCTGCGGAAAGGCTAG
- the thrB gene encoding homoserine kinase → MKPFTVLVPCSTSNLGSGFDAVGIALSVFDLMVRASPGGEGLRIARLSGEGADRLPPDSTNRVIEAAHRAAMTAGRRPESLSAELSIHSSIPLKRGLGSSAAAALAGAMLADALLEGAIGGDTVLRTAVEMEGHPDNVVPALRGGAQVSVRDGRGGIMSCPIRIGAPVRAALYIPDQELATSAARAVLPKQVPFADAVHNLGRSALLVAALTEGKLELLAEAMDDRLHQPARAGLLPWMPPLLEAAKKGGAFGAALSGAGTTVCALCSAGSAREVARAMMDAAASLGVAGRSEVVDVAVPGARVV, encoded by the coding sequence ATGAAGCCCTTCACGGTGCTCGTGCCGTGCTCGACGTCCAATCTCGGCTCCGGATTCGATGCGGTGGGGATCGCGCTCTCCGTATTCGATCTGATGGTGCGCGCCTCCCCCGGCGGCGAGGGTCTGCGCATCGCGCGGTTGTCGGGAGAAGGCGCGGATCGGCTGCCGCCGGATTCCACCAATCGCGTGATCGAGGCGGCGCACCGCGCAGCAATGACGGCAGGACGCCGCCCGGAGTCGCTGTCGGCGGAGCTTTCGATCCACAGCTCGATTCCTTTGAAGCGCGGTCTTGGTTCCTCGGCAGCGGCGGCGCTCGCGGGCGCAATGCTGGCCGATGCGCTCCTGGAGGGGGCGATCGGCGGCGATACCGTTCTGCGCACGGCCGTCGAGATGGAAGGCCATCCTGACAACGTCGTTCCCGCATTGCGCGGCGGGGCACAGGTCTCGGTCCGCGATGGGCGCGGCGGGATCATGTCGTGCCCCATCCGCATCGGCGCTCCCGTACGCGCAGCGCTGTACATCCCGGATCAGGAGCTGGCGACGTCCGCCGCGCGCGCGGTGCTGCCGAAGCAGGTCCCGTTCGCTGACGCCGTGCACAACCTTGGCCGCTCTGCGCTGTTGGTGGCGGCTCTCACGGAGGGCAAGCTCGAGCTGCTGGCGGAAGCAATGGACGATCGCCTCCACCAGCCCGCCCGCGCTGGCCTGCTTCCCTGGATGCCGCCTTTGCTCGAGGCCGCGAAGAAGGGCGGAGCATTCGGTGCGGCGCTCTCGGGCGCGGGAACCACGGTCTGCGCGCTGTGCAGCGCCGGCTCCGCGCGCGAAGTCGCGCGGGCCATGATGGACGCCGCCGCTTCGCTGGGAGTCGCCGGCCGCTCCGAAGTAGTGGACGTCGCCGTCCCAGGCGCCCGCGTCGTGTGA
- a CDS encoding M20 family metallopeptidase, which produces MPNASSTLSGSSRTPPKADARLLRSRRWRTAPRRSRHSASPVNCVSCTPRSRGLPERVTLSRRMRTALLLAAAACASAPRLRPERTHLQPLLLEAIRFPTVAGNDQARLDQQQWLLRTAASLGLAARDAGPVTEIELPGPPGAPVLGLVVHGDVQPVDEKQWTVPPFAGVVRDGAVYGRGAADDKGPLVQALLAMHALRDLKRTHALRLLVGSDEESGSRDMKTYLASHAPPAYSLVLDSEFPAVVGEKAWDGLAVLPANLDPGSGKPWVIEEVDAGLAPSIVPDRARITLRWREGTPAWEPLEQRLRARTPAPGTTLEIEDRGPLLDVVVHGRAAHAGVNVEGGRNALVSLAQIVAGELPDCALADVVAFAAHAGADLKGAALGLDKIAAPGWRGWTVNVATLKKEPGLNGKLALVINLRRPPPLTATESKERLYAEVRKFSPRLEPGEIYFGDEPLVFDRNAKIVRRLMDDYQRATGEHPPPAISGGGTYAKRIPNAIAYGMWFPGKPYTGHDVDEKIEVADLERGLDVLVETLRDLASGPPLQDPFLP; this is translated from the coding sequence ATGCCGAACGCCTCGTCAACACTCTCGGGGAGCTCGCGGACGCCGCCGAAAGCGGACGCCCGCCTCCTCCGCTCACGCCGATGGAGGACCGCACCGCGCCGGAGCCGTCACAGCGCCTCGCCCGTCAATTGCGTGTCGTGCACTCCGCGCTCGCGCGGCTTGCCTGAGAGAGTTACTCTTTCCCGCCGCATGCGCACTGCCCTCCTCCTCGCCGCCGCTGCCTGCGCGAGCGCGCCCCGGTTGCGCCCCGAGCGAACGCACCTCCAGCCGCTGCTCCTGGAGGCGATCCGTTTTCCCACCGTCGCCGGCAACGACCAGGCGCGGCTCGACCAGCAGCAATGGCTGTTGCGGACGGCGGCGTCGCTCGGTCTCGCCGCACGCGACGCGGGTCCGGTGACTGAGATCGAGCTACCCGGTCCGCCGGGTGCGCCCGTCCTCGGACTGGTCGTGCACGGCGACGTGCAGCCCGTCGACGAGAAGCAGTGGACGGTGCCGCCCTTCGCGGGCGTGGTTCGCGACGGCGCCGTCTACGGTCGCGGCGCCGCCGACGACAAAGGCCCCTTGGTCCAGGCGCTGCTCGCGATGCATGCCCTCCGCGATTTGAAAAGGACGCACGCGCTGCGATTGCTCGTGGGAAGCGACGAGGAGAGCGGTTCGCGCGACATGAAGACATACCTCGCCTCGCACGCCCCGCCGGCGTACAGCCTCGTGCTCGACTCCGAATTTCCGGCCGTCGTCGGCGAGAAGGCCTGGGACGGCCTGGCCGTGCTGCCGGCCAATCTGGACCCTGGCAGCGGGAAACCGTGGGTCATCGAGGAAGTCGACGCGGGGCTCGCGCCGAGCATCGTGCCAGACCGTGCCCGCATCACCCTGCGCTGGCGGGAAGGCACGCCTGCGTGGGAACCGCTGGAGCAACGCCTCCGCGCCAGGACCCCCGCGCCGGGAACAACGCTGGAGATCGAGGACCGCGGCCCGCTGCTCGACGTCGTCGTCCACGGCCGCGCTGCTCACGCGGGCGTCAACGTCGAAGGCGGTCGCAACGCGCTCGTGTCGCTCGCGCAGATCGTCGCTGGAGAGCTGCCGGATTGCGCCCTGGCGGACGTCGTAGCGTTCGCTGCGCACGCGGGCGCCGATCTGAAGGGCGCCGCTCTCGGTCTCGACAAAATCGCTGCTCCGGGCTGGCGCGGCTGGACGGTCAACGTGGCGACGCTCAAGAAGGAGCCGGGACTGAACGGGAAGCTGGCGCTGGTGATCAACCTGCGCCGGCCCCCGCCGCTCACCGCCACGGAATCGAAGGAACGCCTCTACGCGGAAGTGCGCAAGTTCTCGCCGCGGCTCGAGCCCGGCGAAATCTACTTCGGCGACGAGCCGCTGGTGTTCGATCGGAACGCGAAGATCGTCCGCCGCCTGATGGACGATTACCAGCGCGCCACCGGCGAGCACCCTCCTCCCGCCATCTCCGGCGGCGGCACGTATGCGAAACGCATCCCCAACGCGATCGCCTACGGGATGTGGTTCCCGGGAAAGCCGTACACCGGCCACGACGTCGACGAGAAGATCGAGGTGGCCGACCTGGAGCGTGGACTCGACGTGCTCGTCGAGACGCTGCGCGACCTCGCCTCCGGTCCACCGCTGCAGGATCCGTTCCTGCCGTAG
- a CDS encoding SpoIID/LytB domain-containing protein has protein sequence MKTPRRRFLSVLGGALLSRAVRAEDDLFSGTPAPDDPLELLYSRRLSFSGGEPLITVRVLEGRQQIVFVPKGPLTARVRSRSGEMTTAVAGGASGRWTLQLLESSQGAGASWVELEQLRYDDKQGLQKAREDWAAKRVAIRIATVGEAYGIAGHVVDTRKYSVLADGDGTEAAARQKAQDLQARLGLRVQIRRELATRPRARIELRDPRGNSAAIGESAVELRTDSGLTVEQVEYGMGYSFHGYEDRTYPERLFATVDGSGSLALVAAVGMERLVRGVVPSEIFARAHAEALKAQAVTARGEVLAKIGARHLGDPYLLCAEQHCQVYKGVAAEQAGPDAAVEATRGEALFAEHGGQSRLVDSVYSAVCGGFTEDNDAVWSGPADPSLRGRPDFDPLAPGMGPFRDGVGEALVSRFVHLDPFPSYCAASGFANADKVRWRRTFTQREVDEICASLGVGTVQTLAVEGRGVSGRARALRIAGSRASARVYGELQIRRLFRNLNSGMFVVERSGSGWTFVGGGWGHGSGMCQTGAIGRAQRGATYRDILAWYYSGAAPVRIY, from the coding sequence AAGACGCCGCGCCGCAGGTTTCTCTCCGTCCTCGGCGGCGCGCTGCTCTCGCGCGCTGTCCGCGCAGAGGACGATCTCTTCTCCGGGACGCCCGCGCCGGACGATCCGCTCGAGCTTCTCTACTCGCGCCGCCTGTCGTTCTCCGGCGGAGAGCCGCTGATCACCGTGCGCGTGCTCGAAGGGCGGCAGCAGATCGTCTTCGTCCCGAAGGGGCCTCTGACGGCGCGCGTCCGCTCGCGCTCCGGAGAAATGACGACAGCCGTCGCCGGCGGAGCCTCCGGCCGCTGGACGCTGCAACTGCTGGAAAGCTCGCAGGGAGCCGGCGCCTCGTGGGTGGAGCTCGAGCAGCTTCGCTACGACGACAAGCAGGGGCTGCAGAAAGCGCGGGAGGATTGGGCGGCAAAACGAGTCGCGATCCGGATCGCGACCGTCGGCGAGGCCTATGGCATCGCCGGGCACGTCGTCGACACGCGCAAGTACTCCGTGCTGGCCGACGGCGACGGAACCGAGGCGGCAGCGCGGCAGAAGGCGCAGGACCTGCAGGCCCGGCTCGGGCTGCGGGTGCAGATCCGCCGCGAGCTGGCCACGCGTCCCCGCGCGCGAATCGAGCTGCGGGATCCTCGCGGCAATTCCGCAGCCATCGGCGAGAGCGCGGTGGAGCTGCGTACCGATTCCGGCCTCACCGTCGAGCAGGTGGAATACGGAATGGGCTACAGCTTCCACGGCTACGAGGACCGGACGTACCCGGAGCGGCTGTTCGCGACGGTAGACGGTTCCGGGTCGCTCGCGCTGGTGGCTGCGGTCGGGATGGAGCGGCTCGTGCGCGGGGTGGTGCCGAGCGAGATCTTCGCCCGCGCGCATGCGGAAGCGCTGAAGGCACAGGCGGTCACGGCCCGCGGCGAAGTGCTGGCGAAGATCGGCGCGCGTCACCTCGGCGATCCGTACCTGCTCTGCGCCGAGCAGCACTGCCAGGTCTACAAGGGCGTGGCCGCCGAGCAGGCGGGTCCCGACGCCGCCGTGGAGGCCACCCGCGGCGAGGCTCTCTTCGCGGAGCATGGCGGCCAGAGCCGGCTGGTCGATTCCGTCTACTCGGCGGTGTGCGGCGGGTTTACCGAGGACAACGATGCGGTCTGGAGCGGTCCCGCCGATCCGTCGCTCCGCGGGCGGCCCGATTTCGATCCGCTCGCTCCCGGAATGGGGCCCTTCCGCGACGGTGTGGGAGAAGCGCTCGTCTCCCGCTTCGTCCACCTGGACCCCTTTCCCAGCTATTGCGCGGCGTCCGGTTTCGCCAATGCCGACAAGGTCCGCTGGAGGCGTACGTTCACCCAGCGCGAGGTGGACGAAATCTGCGCTTCCCTCGGCGTCGGCACCGTCCAGACGCTGGCCGTCGAAGGGCGGGGCGTCTCCGGCCGTGCGCGCGCATTGCGCATCGCCGGCAGCCGGGCGAGCGCCCGCGTCTACGGCGAACTGCAGATCCGGAGGCTCTTCCGGAACCTGAACAGCGGAATGTTCGTGGTCGAACGGTCCGGATCGGGCTGGACCTTCGTCGGCGGCGGCTGGGGCCACGGAAGCGGGATGTGCCAGACCGGCGCCATCGGCCGCGCCCAGCGCGGCGCCACCTACCGGGACATTCTTGCCTGGTACTACTCAGGAGCGGCGCCTGTGAGGATTTACTAG
- a CDS encoding aminotransferase class I/II-fold pyridoxal phosphate-dependent enzyme, with product MRIATRLQGLEQSEIRRMTRECERVGGINLGQGICDLPTPELVRDGAIGAIRENRSTYSFAEGASELRAAIAKKLSRDNGLQADPGSEICVTVGASGAYAATLHALLNPGDGILLFEPYYGYHLNAAVVAGLTPEFVTLKPPEFALSEEALEAGITPRTRAVVVCTPSNPSGKMFRPAELEALARVARRRDLLVITDEIYEYIRYDGRRHVSPASIAGLQDRTVTIMGLSKTFSITGWRLGYTFAPAELTRAITLVNDLYFVCAPTPLQLGAARGFDAPRSYFEDLMVAYRKKRDRICAALDRARLPPIVPEGAYYVLADCTRLGFATSVEAAMHVLETTQVASVAASAFYRGAEGERLLRFCFAKDDAVLEEACSRLATLR from the coding sequence ATGCGCATCGCCACGCGGCTGCAGGGGCTGGAGCAGTCCGAGATCCGCCGCATGACGCGCGAATGCGAGCGCGTCGGCGGAATCAACCTGGGCCAGGGGATCTGCGATCTCCCCACGCCCGAGCTGGTGCGCGACGGAGCCATCGGCGCCATCCGCGAGAACCGCAGCACCTACTCCTTCGCCGAAGGCGCATCCGAGCTGCGAGCGGCGATCGCGAAGAAGCTCTCGCGCGACAACGGCCTTCAGGCCGACCCCGGCAGCGAGATCTGCGTCACGGTGGGCGCGAGCGGCGCATACGCCGCGACCCTCCACGCCCTGCTCAACCCCGGCGACGGCATTCTCCTCTTCGAGCCGTACTATGGCTATCACCTGAATGCAGCCGTCGTCGCCGGCCTCACCCCCGAATTCGTGACGCTCAAGCCGCCGGAGTTCGCGCTGAGCGAGGAGGCGCTGGAAGCGGGGATCACCCCGCGGACGCGAGCGGTCGTCGTCTGCACCCCGTCGAATCCGAGCGGAAAGATGTTCCGGCCGGCAGAGCTGGAGGCGCTGGCGCGCGTCGCCCGCCGCCGCGACCTCCTCGTCATCACCGACGAGATCTACGAGTACATCCGCTACGACGGCCGCCGCCACGTCTCGCCCGCGTCGATCGCCGGCCTGCAAGACAGGACCGTCACCATCATGGGTCTGTCCAAGACCTTCAGCATCACCGGCTGGCGCCTGGGGTACACGTTCGCTCCGGCGGAGCTGACGCGGGCGATCACGCTGGTGAACGACCTCTACTTCGTCTGCGCGCCGACCCCGCTGCAGCTCGGCGCTGCCCGTGGATTCGATGCTCCGCGCAGCTACTTCGAAGATCTCATGGTCGCCTACCGGAAGAAGCGCGACCGGATCTGCGCCGCGCTCGACCGCGCCCGCCTGCCGCCCATCGTGCCGGAGGGCGCGTACTACGTCCTGGCCGACTGCACCCGGCTCGGATTTGCCACGTCGGTCGAGGCCGCCATGCACGTCCTGGAAACGACGCAGGTCGCGTCGGTAGCGGCGAGCGCCTTCTACCGCGGCGCGGAGGGAGAGAGGCTGTTGCGCTTCTGCTTCGCCAAGGACGACGCCGTCCTCGAGGAAGCGTGCAGCAGGCTCGCGACCCTGCGATGA